One genomic segment of Desulfatirhabdium butyrativorans DSM 18734 includes these proteins:
- the csx2 gene encoding TIGR02221 family CRISPR-associated protein, with protein sequence MAHTLIGFLGRGALDAKTGYRKTKYRFPDGIIRETPFFSMALLQYLKADIENPPDGMVLLGTEGSMWGVLAESLAKTGENEEARLQLYEAETRGRVTEEILASIQPIADRAFGCPVRMRLIPYCRDETEQIAILKTIADVTPKGRVSFDLTHGFRHLGMVGFMAAFMLERISDATTVAGLWYGALDMIRDGVAPVIRLDGLMRVHRWIAALDRYDARGDYGVFADLLQEDGLDAKKTTELSMAAFHEGNSNILDASKHLKPVIESLAQPLEGPSGLFQKRLQKRLSWVNQKDRAVQQLALAHVAFKRNDYLRCAILAIESIVTRRCLDSKLDPWKTEHREQVKTQLNRMANRSPSPAAAAYFTLNNLRNALAHSAPPKDETAKQLLQNPKRMKAELQAILKEVTFLVKDG encoded by the coding sequence ATGGCACACACGCTGATTGGTTTTTTGGGACGCGGCGCGCTGGATGCGAAGACCGGCTATCGAAAGACGAAATACCGTTTTCCGGACGGGATCATCCGGGAAACCCCCTTCTTCAGCATGGCGCTGCTTCAGTATTTGAAGGCTGACATCGAAAACCCACCGGACGGCATGGTCCTGTTGGGAACCGAAGGCAGCATGTGGGGCGTTCTGGCAGAGAGTCTGGCAAAAACCGGGGAAAACGAGGAAGCCCGGTTGCAGTTGTATGAAGCCGAAACCAGGGGGCGGGTGACCGAGGAGATTCTTGCGTCCATTCAACCGATCGCAGATCGCGCCTTTGGGTGCCCGGTGCGCATGCGCCTGATTCCCTATTGTCGGGATGAAACCGAACAAATCGCTATCCTGAAAACCATTGCCGATGTCACGCCAAAAGGTCGCGTCAGCTTCGATCTGACCCATGGGTTTCGGCACCTTGGCATGGTCGGATTCATGGCTGCTTTCATGCTCGAGCGCATCAGCGACGCAACCACCGTTGCCGGCCTGTGGTATGGCGCGCTCGACATGATTCGGGACGGTGTGGCTCCTGTGATTCGTCTGGATGGATTGATGCGTGTGCATCGTTGGATTGCCGCACTGGATCGCTACGATGCCCGCGGCGACTACGGCGTGTTTGCCGATCTGCTGCAGGAGGACGGGCTCGACGCCAAGAAAACTACAGAACTGAGCATGGCGGCATTTCACGAAGGGAACAGCAACATCCTGGATGCTTCAAAGCATCTAAAGCCGGTCATCGAAAGTCTGGCTCAGCCCCTCGAGGGGCCTTCGGGACTTTTTCAGAAACGCTTGCAAAAGCGGCTTTCCTGGGTCAATCAGAAGGACCGGGCCGTCCAGCAACTGGCTCTCGCCCATGTCGCTTTCAAACGAAACGACTATCTTCGGTGCGCCATTCTGGCGATCGAATCCATCGTGACCCGAAGATGCCTTGACAGCAAGCTCGATCCCTGGAAGACCGAACACAGGGAGCAGGTAAAAACCCAGTTGAACCGGATGGCCAATCGCAGCCCCAGCCCGGCGGCTGCAGCCTACTTCACCCTGAACAATCTGCGAAATGCGTTGGCGCACAGCGCGCCTCCCAAGGATGAAACGGCCAAGCAACTTCTTCAGAATCCAAAACGCATGAAAGCCGAATTGCAAGCCATCCTGAAGGAAGTGACATTTCTCGTCAAAGATGGATGA
- a CDS encoding type IV toxin-antitoxin system AbiEi family antitoxin domain-containing protein translates to MSRQQQILELAKKKGIIRAEDVKAVGISRNYLYRMHKEGLLEKNAVGLYILPDALVRENLSLAEVAKRMPHAVVCLISALSYHEITTQIPHEIWLTIPRGSWRPEVEHPPLNLTYVSGPAYSFGIQEHVINGVAVKIYSPAKTVADCFKFRNKVGLDVAIEALREAWRSRKVTMDELVEAAGIDRVLKIMRPYLEATV, encoded by the coding sequence ATGAGTCGGCAACAACAGATACTGGAACTTGCCAAGAAAAAAGGGATTATCCGGGCCGAGGACGTCAAGGCGGTGGGGATTTCTCGAAACTATCTGTATCGAATGCACAAAGAAGGTCTTCTGGAGAAGAATGCCGTGGGTCTCTACATCTTGCCGGATGCTCTCGTGAGAGAGAACTTGTCTCTGGCGGAGGTTGCGAAAAGGATGCCTCACGCTGTTGTTTGTCTGATTTCCGCCCTGAGTTACCACGAAATCACCACGCAGATTCCTCATGAGATATGGCTGACCATCCCGAGAGGTTCTTGGCGGCCGGAGGTGGAACACCCACCGCTTAACCTGACCTATGTTTCAGGACCGGCCTATTCGTTTGGTATTCAGGAGCATGTCATAAACGGCGTGGCGGTTAAAATTTACAGTCCTGCAAAGACGGTGGCTGATTGCTTCAAGTTTCGCAACAAGGTCGGTCTCGATGTCGCCATTGAAGCGCTCCGCGAAGCGTGGCGCTCACGTAAAGTCACAATGGATGAGCTTGTGGAAGCCGCTGGAATCGACAGAGTGTTGAAAATCATGCGCCCATATCTTGAGGCGACGGTATGA
- a CDS encoding type II toxin-antitoxin system RelE family toxin, with amino-acid sequence MPFSLKYHPDVKTVDLPLIDNKMKQRIKKAIEERLVVSPQDYGQPLRKTLKGYWKLRVGDFRIVFKVVESEIRILGIRHRKDIYLEIPDRLS; translated from the coding sequence ATGCCTTTTTCTCTGAAATATCATCCGGATGTCAAAACCGTCGATCTCCCGCTTATCGACAACAAGATGAAGCAGCGCATTAAAAAAGCCATAGAAGAAAGGTTGGTTGTTTCGCCTCAGGATTATGGCCAGCCGTTGCGAAAGACCCTGAAGGGTTACTGGAAACTTCGTGTCGGAGATTTTCGAATCGTATTCAAGGTTGTCGAAAGCGAGATCAGAATTTTGGGCATTCGCCATCGAAAGGATATATACTTGGAAATCCCGGATCGGCTTTCCTGA
- the csx20 gene encoding CRISPR-associated protein Csx20, whose protein sequence is MSQLLLLFNHELTLVQKADARQRLGVETFLSPPEEIRALWCQIPPELDHLADYLASVQQWLQTHGKPGDAILIQGDFGACFYMAQAAFSLGLIPVYATTRREAVETPMPDGSIQLTHRFRHAGFRRYERFIEEDSAERTLLRPKAEKPVLLQQPS, encoded by the coding sequence ATGTCCCAATTGCTGCTCCTGTTCAATCACGAACTGACCCTCGTCCAGAAAGCCGATGCACGACAACGGCTGGGCGTGGAAACCTTCCTGTCTCCCCCGGAGGAAATCCGCGCATTGTGGTGTCAGATTCCACCGGAGCTGGATCACCTGGCGGACTACCTCGCCTCTGTCCAACAATGGCTGCAAACACATGGCAAGCCAGGTGATGCCATCCTGATCCAGGGGGATTTTGGCGCTTGCTTCTACATGGCGCAGGCAGCTTTTTCATTAGGTCTCATCCCCGTTTACGCCACCACCCGGCGAGAGGCTGTCGAAACGCCCATGCCAGACGGCTCCATCCAGTTGACGCATCGCTTTCGGCATGCAGGCTTTCGGCGATATGAACGATTCATCGAGGAGGACAGCGCTGAAAGAACATTACTCAGGCCGAAAGCCGAAAAACCGGTTCTTTTGCAGCAGCCGTCATGA
- a CDS encoding DUF4276 family protein, with translation MKLYVEGGGDSSMLKTACRMGFSVFLSKAGLKGKMPRIVACGSRQNAYDSFCTAINSGEDALLLVDSEAPVPAEYQEGDDPKGWHPWQHLKNRSGDQWDQPENVYDADCHLMVQCMEAWFLADRGTLQNFFGQGFNANALPAAGNRIESVAKEQVYKAFSDATINSKTKSKYVKGEHAFKLLALVSPEMVTAASPWAKRLIDFAKAKMGC, from the coding sequence GTGAAACTGTACGTCGAAGGAGGGGGCGATTCCAGTATGCTCAAAACGGCCTGCCGTATGGGCTTTTCAGTTTTTTTGAGTAAGGCCGGTTTGAAGGGAAAAATGCCGAGAATTGTTGCCTGCGGGAGCAGGCAGAATGCTTACGACTCCTTTTGCACGGCAATCAACTCCGGTGAGGACGCTTTACTGTTGGTTGACAGCGAAGCACCGGTGCCAGCCGAATACCAAGAAGGAGACGATCCGAAGGGTTGGCATCCATGGCAACATTTAAAAAATCGCTCCGGTGATCAGTGGGATCAACCTGAAAATGTTTACGATGCGGATTGTCATTTGATGGTCCAATGTATGGAAGCTTGGTTTTTGGCCGATAGAGGCACCCTCCAGAATTTCTTTGGCCAGGGCTTCAACGCAAACGCCTTGCCGGCAGCAGGGAATAGGATCGAGTCGGTTGCAAAGGAGCAGGTTTATAAGGCATTTTCTGACGCAACTATAAACAGCAAAACCAAATCAAAGTACGTCAAAGGTGAACACGCATTTAAACTCTTGGCGCTCGTTTCACCGGAGATGGTAACAGCGGCATCCCCCTGGGCAAAACGATTGATTGATTTTGCCAAGGCGAAAATGGGTTGCTGA
- a CDS encoding AAA family ATPase, giving the protein MLIHEIKLSNFLSFADKSEFIPLKPLNVIIGPNGSGKSNLLESIELVRSAPEQLLKPIREGGGVRDWLWKGAKDTPTASLDILVGNPNGPQSLRYVLSFTAVNQRFEIVDEKVENEKPVDKRHPEPYFYYHFNSGRPTLNVRGDIRVLRQEDVNLEKSILSQRRDPDQYPEITYLAQKFGSIKLYREWSFGRCTVPRLPQKADLPNDELEPDASNLGLVLNRLRREPSVKVRFLKALQALYDGIDDYDVHIEGGTVQVFFQEGRFTVPAARLSDGTLRYLCLLAILCHPTPPPLICIEEPELGLHPDVLPTLAELMKEASERCQLIVTTHSDVLVDAMTDQPESVVVCEKGKDGTVLRRLSADGLKPWLEKYRLGELWTRGEIGGTRW; this is encoded by the coding sequence ATGCTGATCCATGAGATTAAACTAAGCAATTTCTTGAGTTTCGCTGACAAGTCCGAATTTATCCCCTTGAAGCCGTTGAATGTGATTATTGGCCCCAATGGTTCTGGGAAATCAAATCTATTGGAATCGATAGAGTTGGTTCGAAGTGCGCCGGAACAACTATTAAAACCGATTCGTGAAGGAGGCGGTGTCCGTGATTGGCTTTGGAAAGGCGCTAAAGACACCCCTACGGCATCATTAGATATTCTCGTTGGTAACCCAAATGGTCCTCAAAGCCTTCGGTATGTCCTATCATTTACCGCAGTAAATCAGAGATTTGAGATAGTTGATGAAAAAGTTGAGAACGAGAAGCCCGTAGATAAAAGGCACCCTGAACCATATTTTTACTACCATTTCAATTCTGGCAGACCGACACTCAACGTAAGAGGCGATATCCGTGTACTACGTCAAGAGGATGTAAATCTTGAAAAATCTATTCTTTCCCAACGACGTGATCCTGATCAATATCCGGAAATAACTTATTTGGCTCAAAAATTCGGCAGTATAAAGCTTTACAGGGAATGGAGCTTTGGTCGCTGCACTGTTCCCCGCCTGCCACAAAAGGCAGATCTGCCCAATGACGAATTAGAGCCTGATGCGAGCAACCTTGGCTTAGTATTGAATCGTCTTCGTCGCGAACCCTCAGTGAAAGTGCGTTTCCTGAAAGCATTGCAAGCGCTTTATGACGGAATCGATGATTACGACGTCCATATAGAAGGCGGAACCGTCCAGGTATTTTTTCAGGAAGGGCGATTTACAGTCCCAGCGGCGCGTCTTTCTGACGGAACACTTCGCTATCTTTGCCTCCTTGCCATCCTTTGCCATCCGACACCACCACCACTGATATGTATTGAAGAGCCGGAACTTGGGTTGCACCCGGATGTTCTTCCGACTCTTGCTGAACTTATGAAAGAAGCATCAGAGCGATGTCAGCTAATTGTTACTACTCATTCGGATGTCTTGGTTGATGCAATGACCGATCAGCCAGAATCAGTCGTGGTCTGCGAGAAGGGAAAGGATGGAACTGTGCTTCGCCGATTAAGCGCTGATGGTCTTAAGCCATGGCTTGAAAAATATCGTCTGGGTGAATTGTGGACTCGTGGTGAAATAGGAGGAACTCGCTGGTGA
- a CDS encoding acyl-CoA dehydrogenase family protein: MFEFMMSDEQKKLREEVRDLVRWVPRQMILDMDQDKIQFPKEFLREAGRRNLFGCRYPKQWGGREMDWVSTCMVMEEIGTLGYIFACIFGVGAELVCDAIMLHGTDEQKEKYVKPLLRGDIFAAECLTEPRGGSDFFGTTTTAEDKGDHFRINGQKRFIVGAEGADFFLVYAKTDPDAEPHKALTCFIVDRGPGVSVDYIYGLMGSRGGGAGRVVFKDVSVPKENIIGQLNNAYAVFNTMMIPERLGTAAMTIGAVRPALDVATGYTTRRKAFGSAIAQFQGVSFQIAEAAMLLDAARSFVFTTAKAVDAGLPAKATRRMVSETKKFVTESCQKVVHNAMQVMGGIGYTTVFPVERIARDIRLASIWTGSNEVMSTIIAHEWYKEYFGRKSRGDERDYENDAAEAFAEGEKIYE; encoded by the coding sequence ATGTTCGAATTCATGATGTCCGATGAACAGAAGAAACTGCGCGAAGAAGTCCGTGACCTGGTCCGCTGGGTGCCCCGGCAGATGATTTTGGATATGGATCAGGATAAAATTCAGTTTCCCAAGGAGTTTCTGCGGGAAGCGGGACGCCGGAACCTGTTTGGCTGCCGCTATCCGAAACAATGGGGTGGCCGGGAAATGGACTGGGTATCTACCTGCATGGTCATGGAGGAAATCGGCACGCTGGGCTACATCTTCGCCTGCATCTTCGGTGTCGGTGCGGAACTGGTCTGTGACGCCATTATGCTGCACGGAACCGATGAACAGAAGGAAAAATATGTCAAACCGCTCCTTCGCGGAGACATATTCGCCGCCGAATGTCTGACTGAACCGCGCGGCGGATCGGACTTTTTCGGAACCACCACCACCGCTGAAGACAAGGGAGATCATTTCCGGATCAACGGCCAGAAGCGTTTCATCGTGGGGGCCGAAGGAGCGGACTTCTTTCTGGTTTATGCCAAAACGGACCCCGATGCCGAGCCTCACAAGGCCCTGACCTGCTTCATCGTTGATCGGGGTCCTGGTGTCAGCGTGGATTATATTTACGGACTCATGGGCAGCCGCGGCGGCGGGGCAGGGCGTGTGGTCTTCAAGGATGTGAGCGTGCCGAAGGAAAATATCATCGGTCAGCTCAACAATGCCTATGCCGTATTTAATACCATGATGATTCCGGAGCGTCTGGGCACTGCGGCAATGACGATCGGTGCCGTCCGTCCAGCCCTGGATGTGGCTACAGGTTATACGACACGGCGTAAAGCCTTCGGGAGTGCGATTGCTCAGTTTCAGGGGGTTAGTTTTCAAATCGCCGAAGCTGCCATGCTTCTCGATGCTGCCAGGAGTTTTGTTTTTACCACAGCCAAAGCCGTAGACGCCGGTCTGCCTGCCAAAGCAACACGGCGGATGGTCAGTGAAACCAAGAAATTCGTTACCGAATCCTGTCAAAAAGTGGTTCACAACGCCATGCAGGTGATGGGAGGTATTGGATATACCACTGTGTTTCCTGTAGAGCGGATAGCCAGGGACATCCGGCTTGCCTCCATCTGGACAGGTTCAAATGAAGTGATGAGTACGATTATTGCCCACGAGTGGTACAAGGAGTATTTTGGCCGGAAGTCCAGGGGGGATGAACGGGATTATGAGAACGACGCCGCCGAAGCCTTTGCCGAAGGGGAAAAAATATACGAATAA
- a CDS encoding methyltransferase: MKQDELNPGSLLKISDAYWKTCTLHAAVKLDIFTIIGSEKLAETEVAKRLQADERATGMLLNALCAMELLKKIDGNYENTLLSTTFLSRNSPRYVGYIIQHHQHLVASWNQLDIAIKTGRPVRTRSLFSDPEVREAFLMGMFNIAMNTAPHVIPQIDLGGRKRLLDLGGGPGTWAIHFCLKYPEMTAAVYDLPGTKPFAVRTIERFGLSERIQFLGGSYLDDPIPGMFDLIWLSQILHGEGPDACSLIIQKAADALSPGGMILIHEFMLENSMDQPLFATLFSLNMLLGTESGQAYSEQQLEGMLTRAGLQNIHRIPIHTPNDSSVIAGYKP; this comes from the coding sequence ATGAAGCAAGATGAATTGAATCCAGGAAGTCTTTTGAAAATCAGTGATGCCTATTGGAAAACCTGTACGCTCCATGCAGCAGTGAAACTCGATATTTTTACCATCATTGGATCGGAGAAGCTTGCAGAGACCGAGGTCGCCAAACGGCTTCAGGCGGATGAGCGGGCAACCGGCATGCTGTTGAACGCTTTATGCGCTATGGAGCTGCTGAAAAAAATCGATGGAAATTATGAAAACACCTTGCTATCGACCACGTTTCTTTCCAGGAATTCCCCCAGGTACGTCGGTTATATCATTCAGCACCACCAGCATCTGGTGGCTTCGTGGAATCAATTGGATATTGCCATCAAAACCGGCAGGCCGGTCAGAACACGCTCACTGTTCAGTGATCCGGAGGTTCGAGAGGCTTTCCTGATGGGGATGTTCAATATTGCCATGAATACGGCCCCTCATGTGATTCCACAAATCGATCTGGGAGGGCGTAAGCGGCTTCTGGATTTAGGAGGCGGACCCGGCACATGGGCGATTCATTTTTGTTTGAAATATCCTGAAATGACCGCTGCCGTATATGATCTACCGGGTACCAAGCCGTTTGCCGTGCGGACAATTGAACGGTTTGGACTGTCGGAGCGTATCCAGTTTCTCGGCGGGAGTTATCTGGATGATCCAATTCCAGGCATGTTTGATCTGATCTGGCTCAGTCAAATTCTTCACGGAGAGGGTCCCGATGCCTGCAGTCTCATCATCCAGAAAGCCGCCGATGCCCTGTCGCCTGGCGGAATGATCCTGATCCATGAATTCATGCTGGAAAATTCCATGGACCAGCCGCTATTCGCCACACTATTTTCATTGAATATGCTTTTGGGAACCGAATCGGGGCAGGCATATTCCGAACAGCAACTTGAAGGCATGCTGACCAGGGCAGGACTTCAGAACATTCACCGTATACCGATCCATACGCCCAATGACTCCAGTGTGATTGCGGGATATAAACCGTGA
- a CDS encoding DUF4007 family protein has protein sequence MDEPVKSPNLDGRHIKPSGRCCFPSYTGPILPERSRSGSSWPWLQYFQSLPDGRNTFSVQECMYGISNPGPVFKLDENSLMENVEELETSTGGAIVLDETAGLKQVYCHSLVDPVSLLERHDHSGV, from the coding sequence ATTGATGAACCCGTAAAAAGTCCGAATTTAGACGGCCGGCACATAAAACCATCTGGCAGGTGCTGTTTTCCCAGTTACACCGGTCCGATTTTACCAGAAAGGAGCCGATCGGGTTCATCCTGGCCCTGGCTGCAATATTTTCAGAGCCTTCCCGATGGCCGCAATACATTCAGTGTGCAGGAATGCATGTATGGCATCAGCAATCCGGGTCCGGTTTTCAAACTGGATGAAAACAGCCTGATGGAAAATGTCGAAGAACTGGAAACCAGCACCGGCGGCGCCATCGTGCTGGATGAAACCGCCGGCCTGAAGCAGGTGTATTGCCATTCGCTGGTCGATCCGGTCAGCCTTTTGGAACGCCATGATCATTCAGGCGTTTGA
- a CDS encoding class I SAM-dependent methyltransferase produces the protein MDHAEYVTKSLDYYENFHQSYHRKTFFVDPSSFLSPLAELLPADALVFDVGCSSGRDMLWFKKKGFRVMGLERSASLCRMARLHTDAAVIEADYRDFDFSTVHADAILLIGTLVHVPHPMVPETLRAIVQGLRNQGLVLLTLKDGRGFQQSDDGRMFYLWDKEAFLRLAGNLSASILHYQYGPSLLGNSDAWHTLICRLDDV, from the coding sequence ATGGATCATGCCGAATATGTGACGAAGAGCCTGGATTATTACGAGAACTTTCACCAGTCGTATCATCGAAAGACATTCTTTGTGGATCCGAGCTCCTTCCTGTCTCCGCTGGCCGAATTGCTTCCGGCCGACGCCCTGGTTTTCGATGTGGGCTGTTCTTCCGGAAGGGATATGCTCTGGTTCAAGAAAAAGGGGTTTCGGGTGATGGGCCTTGAGCGATCGGCCTCGCTTTGCCGGATGGCTCGGCTCCATACCGATGCCGCCGTCATCGAGGCGGATTACAGGGATTTCGATTTTTCAACCGTACATGCGGATGCCATCCTGTTGATCGGCACTCTGGTTCATGTTCCCCATCCAATGGTTCCGGAGACACTGCGTGCAATCGTTCAGGGGTTGCGGAATCAGGGGCTTGTTTTATTGACGCTGAAAGACGGCCGGGGTTTCCAGCAGAGCGATGACGGGCGCATGTTCTATTTGTGGGACAAAGAGGCTTTTCTTCGATTGGCCGGGAATCTTTCGGCCAGCATTCTGCATTACCAGTATGGCCCGTCGCTATTGGGCAACTCGGATGCCTGGCATACCTTGATCTGTCGGCTCGATGATGTTTGA